The following proteins come from a genomic window of Paucimonas lemoignei:
- a CDS encoding iron-regulated protein A — translation MIRMPLATASLLAIAISLAGCGDEKKAAAPAPASAPAPAPAAAPAPTAAAPAPAAAAQSTDAASKAVVANYANMVSAVFSDAEATAKTLRTAIDTFLAAPSDQTLKAARDAWVAARVPYMQSEVFRFGNTIIDDWEGQVNAWPLDEGLIDYVAKDYQHALGNPGATANIIANTEIQVGEDKVDVKEITSEKLASLNELGGSEANVATGYHAIEFLLWGQDLHGNGPGAGERPASDYVEGAGGTGGHNDRRRAYLKAVTDLLVSDLEEMSNNWKAGVADNYRATLEAESGESGLRKMLFGMGSLSLGELAGERMKVALEANSSEDEHDCFSDNTHNSHFYNGKGIRNVYLGEYTRVDGTKISGPSLSSLVAKADPATDATLRADLDATQAKLQAIVDQANKGQHFDQLIAAGNTEGNQIVRDAIAALVKQTGAIEQAAGKLGITDLNPDNADHEF, via the coding sequence ATGATTCGTATGCCTTTGGCAACCGCTAGTCTGCTGGCCATCGCTATTTCCCTCGCCGGTTGCGGCGACGAGAAAAAAGCCGCCGCACCAGCCCCCGCATCTGCTCCGGCTCCAGCACCTGCTGCTGCACCTGCGCCGACCGCCGCGGCTCCAGCGCCTGCCGCTGCTGCACAATCGACGGACGCCGCCTCCAAAGCGGTAGTCGCCAACTACGCCAACATGGTCTCCGCCGTATTCAGCGATGCCGAAGCCACTGCCAAGACCCTGCGCACGGCAATCGACACCTTCCTCGCAGCGCCGAGCGACCAGACCCTCAAAGCGGCCCGCGACGCCTGGGTTGCCGCGCGTGTTCCCTACATGCAAAGCGAAGTCTTCCGCTTCGGCAACACCATCATCGACGACTGGGAAGGACAGGTTAACGCCTGGCCCCTGGACGAAGGCCTGATCGACTACGTCGCCAAGGATTACCAGCACGCGCTGGGCAACCCGGGCGCAACCGCCAACATCATCGCCAACACCGAGATCCAGGTCGGTGAAGACAAGGTCGACGTCAAGGAAATCACCTCTGAAAAACTCGCCAGCCTGAACGAGCTGGGCGGTTCCGAAGCCAACGTTGCAACTGGCTACCACGCCATTGAATTCCTGCTCTGGGGCCAGGACCTGCACGGCAACGGCCCAGGCGCGGGTGAGCGTCCGGCGTCCGACTACGTCGAAGGCGCTGGCGGTACCGGTGGCCACAATGACCGTCGTCGCGCTTACCTCAAAGCCGTGACCGACCTGCTGGTCAGCGACCTGGAAGAAATGTCCAACAACTGGAAAGCCGGTGTTGCCGACAACTACCGCGCCACCCTGGAAGCTGAATCCGGCGAAAGCGGCCTGCGCAAAATGCTCTTCGGCATGGGCAGCCTGTCCCTGGGCGAACTGGCGGGCGAGCGCATGAAAGTGGCACTGGAAGCCAACTCCAGCGAAGACGAACACGACTGCTTCAGCGACAACACCCACAACTCGCACTTCTACAACGGCAAGGGCATCCGCAACGTTTACCTGGGCGAATACACCCGCGTAGACGGCACCAAAATCAGCGGCCCGAGCCTGTCCTCGCTGGTAGCCAAGGCTGACCCGGCCACCGACGCCACCCTGCGCGCCGACCTGGACGCTACCCAGGCCAAACTGCAAGCCATCGTCGATCAAGCCAACAAAGGTCAGCATTTCGATCAACTGATCGCCGCTGGCAACACCGAAGGCAACCAGATCGTCCGCGACGCCATCGCCGCCCTGGTCAAACAGACCGGTGCCATCGAGCAAGCCGCTGGCAAACTGGGCATCACCGACCTGAACCCGGACAACGCCGATCACGAATTCTGA
- the cph2_4 gene encoding signaling protein, whose amino-acid sequence MKLELKNSLSVKLLRVVLLSALIVGVVLSCAQIVYDAYKTRQAVASDAERILDMFRDPSTQAVYSLDREMGMQVIEGLFQDGAVRMASIGHPNETLLAEKERPLKASSTRWLTDIILGQQRSFTTQLVGRSPYSEYYGDLRITLDTATYGEGFIINAVIIFISGVLRALAMGLVLYLVYHWLLTKPLSRIIEHLTNINPDRPSEHQLPLLKGHEKNELGIWVNTANQLLASIERNTHLRHEAENSLLRMAQYDFLTGLPNRQQLQQQLDKILVDAGRLQRRVAVICVGLDDFKGINEQFSYQTGDQLLLALADRLRGHSGRLGALARLGGDQFALVQADIEQPYEAAELAQNILDDLEAPFALDHQEIRLRATIGITLFPEDGDSTEKLLQKAEQTMTLAKTRSRNRYQFYIASVDSEIRRRRELEKDLREALPRNQLYLVYQPQISYRDNRVVGVEALIRWQHPEHGMVPPDLFIPLAEQNGTIIPIGEWVLDQACRQLREWHDQGFTDLRMAVNLSTVQLHHAELPRVVNNLLQIYRLPPRSLELEVTETGLMEDISTAAQHLLSLRRSGALIAIDDFGTGYSSLSYLKSLPLDKIKIDKSFVQDLIDDDDDATIVRAIIQLGKSLGMQVIAEGVETTEQEAYIISEGCHEGQGYLYSKPLPARELLAYLKQAQRSHVEAM is encoded by the coding sequence TTGAAGCTGGAACTCAAAAACAGCCTTTCGGTAAAGCTGCTGCGAGTGGTGCTGTTATCGGCACTGATCGTGGGCGTGGTGTTGAGTTGTGCGCAAATTGTCTATGACGCGTACAAGACCCGCCAGGCCGTGGCCAGCGATGCGGAAAGAATCCTCGATATGTTCCGCGACCCCTCGACCCAGGCCGTTTACAGCCTGGACCGAGAAATGGGCATGCAGGTGATTGAAGGTCTGTTTCAGGACGGCGCGGTGCGCATGGCCTCCATCGGCCATCCCAACGAAACCTTGCTCGCCGAAAAGGAACGCCCACTCAAGGCCTCTTCGACCCGCTGGCTCACCGACATCATCCTCGGCCAGCAACGCAGCTTTACCACTCAACTGGTCGGGCGCAGCCCCTACAGCGAATATTACGGCGACCTGCGCATTACCCTGGACACCGCCACGTACGGCGAAGGGTTCATCATCAATGCGGTGATCATTTTCATCTCCGGGGTGCTGCGGGCTCTGGCGATGGGGCTGGTGTTGTACCTGGTCTATCACTGGCTGCTGACCAAGCCGTTGTCGCGCATCATCGAACACCTGACCAACATCAACCCGGATCGCCCCAGCGAGCACCAGTTGCCGCTGCTCAAGGGCCACGAAAAAAACGAGTTGGGCATCTGGGTCAATACCGCCAATCAGCTGCTGGCTTCCATCGAGCGCAACACCCATCTGCGCCACGAAGCCGAGAACAGCCTGCTGCGCATGGCTCAATACGACTTCCTCACCGGCCTTCCCAACCGCCAGCAACTGCAGCAGCAACTGGACAAAATCCTTGTCGATGCCGGCCGGCTGCAACGCCGGGTCGCCGTGATCTGCGTCGGGCTGGACGACTTCAAAGGCATCAACGAACAATTCAGCTACCAGACGGGCGACCAACTGTTACTGGCCCTGGCTGATCGGCTGCGCGGCCATAGCGGCAGGCTGGGCGCGCTGGCGCGTCTGGGCGGCGACCAGTTCGCGCTGGTGCAGGCCGACATCGAGCAACCTTACGAAGCCGCCGAGCTGGCGCAGAACATTCTCGATGATCTGGAGGCGCCGTTTGCCCTGGACCATCAGGAAATCCGCCTGCGTGCGACCATCGGCATCACCCTCTTCCCGGAGGATGGCGACAGCACCGAAAAGCTGCTGCAAAAAGCCGAGCAGACCATGACCCTGGCCAAGACCCGCTCGCGCAACCGTTATCAGTTTTATATCGCCAGCGTCGACAGCGAGATCCGCCGCCGCCGGGAGTTGGAAAAAGACCTGCGTGAAGCCTTGCCGCGCAACCAGCTCTATCTGGTGTACCAGCCGCAGATCAGCTATCGCGACAACCGAGTGGTGGGCGTCGAGGCGCTGATCCGCTGGCAACACCCGGAACACGGCATGGTGCCGCCGGACTTGTTCATCCCGCTGGCCGAACAGAACGGGACGATTATCCCGATTGGCGAATGGGTACTGGATCAGGCGTGCCGTCAACTGCGCGAATGGCATGATCAGGGCTTCACCGACCTGCGCATGGCCGTCAACCTGTCCACCGTGCAGCTGCACCACGCCGAGCTGCCCCGGGTGGTCAACAACCTGTTGCAGATCTACCGCCTGCCGCCACGCAGCCTTGAGCTGGAAGTCACCGAAACCGGCCTGATGGAAGACATCAGCACCGCAGCCCAGCATCTGCTGAGCCTGCGTCGCTCTGGTGCGTTGATCGCCATCGACGACTTCGGTACCGGCTACTCGTCCCTGAGTTACCTGAAAAGCTTGCCGCTGGACAAGATCAAGATCGACAAGAGCTTCGTGCAGGACCTGATAGACGATGACGACGACGCAACCATCGTGCGCGCCATCATCCAGCTGGGCAAAAGCCTGGGCATGCAGGTGATCGCGGAAGGCGTGGAAACCACGGAGCAAGAGGCCTACATCATTTCCGAAGGCTGCCATGAAGGTCAGGGCTATCTGTACAGCAAGCCCCTGCCCGCCCGTGAGCTGCTGGCTTACCTGAAACAGGCACAGCGCAGCCATGTGGAGGCGATGTAG
- the sodB_2 gene encoding superoxide dismutase: MAFELPPLPYAKDALVPHISAETLEYHHDKHHNTYVVNLNNLVPGTEFEGKTLEEIIKTSSGGIFNNAAQVWNHTFYWNCLAPNAGGEPTGALADAITAAFGSFDKFKEEFSKTSIGTFGSGWGWLVKKADGSLALASTIGAGNPLTSGDTPLLTCDVWEHAYYIDYRNLRPKYVEAFWNLVNWDFVAKQYAA, encoded by the coding sequence ATGGCTTTTGAATTGCCTCCGCTGCCGTACGCCAAAGATGCACTGGTACCGCACATTTCCGCAGAGACACTGGAATATCACCACGACAAGCACCACAACACCTACGTCGTGAACCTGAACAACCTGGTGCCAGGCACCGAGTTCGAAGGCAAGACTCTGGAAGAAATCATCAAGACTTCTTCGGGCGGCATCTTCAACAACGCAGCCCAGGTCTGGAACCACACGTTCTACTGGAACTGCCTGGCGCCAAACGCTGGCGGCGAACCTACCGGCGCGCTGGCTGATGCAATCACTGCAGCTTTCGGCTCGTTCGACAAGTTCAAAGAAGAATTCAGCAAAACCTCGATCGGCACTTTCGGTTCCGGCTGGGGCTGGCTGGTGAAGAAAGCTGACGGTTCCCTGGCACTGGCCAGCACCATCGGCGCAGGCAACCCGCTGACCAGCGGCGACACTCCGTTGCTGACCTGCGATGTCTGGGAACACGCCTACTACATCGACTACCGCAACCTGCGTCCGAAGTACGTAGAAGCGTTCTGGAATCTGGTCAACTGGGACTTCGTCGCCAAGCAATACGCGGCGTGA
- the argO gene encoding lysine exporter protein LysE/YggA encodes MWQSYLNGVLIAAGLIMAIGTQNAFVLAQGLRREHHLPVAMLCIVCDVLLVTAGVFGLATMLAQNPTLLAVARWGGVIFLLWYGSQALRRACSRQSLQHSEVIGQRSRRAVLLSALAVTLLNPHVYIDTVLLIGSLGAQQTVPGAYVAGAASASLLWFTTLAVGAAWLAPWLARPATWRLLDLMVAVMMFTVAAQLVRAG; translated from the coding sequence ATGTGGCAGAGCTATCTAAACGGCGTATTGATCGCCGCCGGGCTGATCATGGCCATCGGCACGCAAAACGCGTTCGTGCTGGCCCAAGGCTTGCGCCGCGAGCATCACTTGCCGGTGGCCATGCTGTGCATCGTCTGCGATGTGTTGCTGGTGACCGCCGGGGTTTTCGGGCTGGCCACCATGCTGGCGCAAAATCCGACATTGCTGGCGGTGGCGCGTTGGGGCGGCGTGATTTTTCTACTCTGGTACGGCAGCCAGGCGTTGCGCCGCGCCTGCTCGCGGCAAAGCCTGCAACACAGTGAGGTGATCGGCCAACGCTCTCGCCGCGCGGTACTGCTCAGCGCCCTCGCCGTCACCTTGCTCAACCCGCACGTCTACATAGATACCGTCTTGTTGATCGGTTCACTGGGCGCGCAACAGACTGTGCCGGGTGCCTATGTTGCAGGCGCGGCCAGTGCTTCATTGCTGTGGTTCACCACCCTGGCCGTCGGCGCCGCCTGGCTCGCTCCCTGGCTGGCCCGCCCCGCCACCTGGCGCCTGCTGGACCTGATGGTCGCGGTGATGATGTTCACCGTGGCGGCGCAGTTGGTGCGGGCTGGATGA